The bacterium genome contains a region encoding:
- a CDS encoding sigma-70 family RNA polymerase sigma factor, whose amino-acid sequence MELGRKIGHAVSSVLCRTKKKEEYLKKEDLNWEVFNEDKFPSPTVVETEVESRSVVESSLNKLRPRQREIVKLVYFVGLTYEEIGQRFGLTTERVRQINVQALDRLKKINRW is encoded by the coding sequence ATGGAACTAGGTCGAAAGATTGGACATGCGGTTTCTTCGGTTCTATGTAGAACCAAAAAGAAAGAAGAATATTTAAAGAAAGAAGATCTTAATTGGGAAGTTTTTAACGAAGATAAATTCCCAAGTCCAACTGTTGTTGAAACTGAGGTTGAATCTCGTTCAGTAGTAGAAAGCAGTCTTAATAAACTGAGACCAAGGCAAAGAGAAATTGTTAAGTTGGTATATTTTGTCGGATTAACATATGAAGAAATCGGACAGAGGTTTGGTCTTACCACCGAGAGAGTTCGACAAATTAATGTACAAGCACTAGATAGACTGAAAAAAATAAACAGGTGGTAG